The DNA segment GCCGCAAAGGCTTTCGTGAGATTGATTTTCTTCAGCTCTGACATGCGCCTCCTCCTTTTCCCTCCAACGATCGAATGCCGGGACGCTATTGATGGCGGCCGCGTCAAACGCAACGCCACCACATTACCACACCGGGACCATATCGAATTCTTCGAACGGAATCGCCGAAACTTTGCGGATGGTTCGCGCGGGGGAACGGGGGTAAAGGCCTCCCCCTAATGGAATTGCTATAGGCGACGGAAAAATCATGACGGCAAACACTGTCGAATTCGGGCTCGATACCTTCGGCGACGTGACCCAAGACGAAGGTGGAACACTGGAATCCCACGCACAGGTCATCCGTAATGTGATCGAGGAAGGCGTGTTCGCGGACCAGCTCGGGGTCGATTTCTTCGGCATCGGCGAGCATCATCGTCAGGATTTCGCCGTCTCCTCGCCGGAAACGGTGCTTGCCGCGATTGCCGGCCGTACATCGCGTATCCGCCTTGGCTCCGCAGTCACGGTTTTGAGCTCAGACGATCCTATCCGCGTCTTCCAGCGTTTTTCCAGCCTGGATGCGGCCTCGAGCGGGCGCGCCGAGGTGATCCTCGGCCGCGGTTCGTTCACCGAATCCTTCCCGCTCTTCGGTTTCGAGCTGTCGCAATATGAAAAACTGTTCGAGGAAAAGCTCGATCTTTTCGCCGCCCTGCTTTCCAACGAACCGGTCAACTGGAAGGGAACGACACGCCCGCCGCTCAGCAATCAGCGCGTCTTCCCGACGATCGAGAAGGGTAGCCTAAAGACATGGATTGGCGTTGGCGGCAGCCCGGCTTCGGTCGTCCGCGCCGCACAATATAACCTGCCGCTGATGCTGGCGATCATCGGTGGCAGCCCTTACCGCTTCCAGCCCTATATTGATCTCTATCACAGGGCGTTCGCGCAATTGGGCGGTACGGTTCAGCCGATCGGCATCCATTCGCCGGGCTATATTGCCGATACGGACGATCTGGCCCGCGAAGAACTGTGGCCGAGCTACAAGGCGATGCGCGATCGCATCGGCCGCGAGCGCGGCTGGCCGCCGATGACGCGCAACGAATTCGATAGCGAGATCGAAAGCGGTTCGCTCTATGTCGGCTCGCCCGAAACCGTCGCCGCCAAGCTCGCACCGGTCATCAAGACGCTCGGCATCAGCCGCTTCCAGTTGAAATACAGCGCCGGCATGCTCAGCCACAGCAAACTGATGCATTGCATCGAACTTTATGGCCAGAAAGTTATCCCCGCGGTGCGAGCGGCGATAAGCAACGAGAGCTGAGATCCAGCTTTTTCAGCGGAAGGCTCGCCCTTCGGCGATCAGGCCGAAATCTCGTGGAATGTCATGGCAACGCCGTTCATGCAGTAGCGCAAGCCTGTCGGCTTTGGCCCGTCCGGAAAGACATGGCCGAGATGGCCGCCGCAGCGGCTGCAATGCACAGCCGTACGCGCCATGCCGAAGGAATGGTCCTCAGTCGTTCCGACTGCACCGTCGATCGGCGCCCAAAAGCTCGGCCAGCCGGTGCCGCTGTCAAACTTCGTGCTTGAAGAGAAAACATCCTGCTGGCAGCCGGCACAGGCGAAATTGCCCTTGCGCTCCTCATGCAGCAGCGGGCTGGAAAAAGGATATTCCGTCCCCTCCTCGCGCAGCACGGCATATTGGTCCGGCGTCAGCAGCTTGTGCCATTCTTCGTCGGTGTGGGTAACGGGAAATTTCTCGGCCGCAACGACCGGGCCTGAAGCCAAACCAAGTCGGGCCGCAACCGCCCCGAGGCCAGCGGCGATGAGGAGAAGTCGTCTGTTCAACATGTCTGGAACTCCCATCGAAGGGACGATCACCTGTCCCGCAAAATATACGGCGCTGGCGCGGATTTTGTTACATATCTGCGCGTGAAGCACCGAAACGTGATCATGAATGTGACTTTCGGCATGGTCTTACCCGAAAAATTCGAGCGGCTTTCGGATAAGATCATGCAAAATCGACAGCTATCCGTTGCCCAGGATTCACTGCATGAACAGTCTCACACCGATCCTTTCCACCATAACGGCGTCCTTCCTTGGCTCTTTCGTCGAGGTCGTGGAAGCTTTCACTATCGTCCTTGCCGTCGGCGTCACACGGAGCTGGCGTCCGGCGCTGACCGGTGCCGCTCTCGCGCTTGCGGTGCTTGCAGCCCTCGTCCTCATCTTCGGGCCGCTGTTGGCGCTGGTGCCGATTACCACACTGCAATTCGTTGTCGGCGTTCTCCTGATCCTGTTCGGCATGCGCTGGCTGCGCAAAGCCATTCTGCGCTCACTCGGCGTAATAGCCCTGCATGATGAGGAAGCAGCCTTCTCCAAGGAAACAGCGGCGCTCCGGCAACAATCCGAGGACCTGCGCGCTGATTATCTCGCCGGCCTTGCTTCGTTCAAGGCGGTGCTGTTGGAAGGCGTCGAGGTGGTCTTCATCGTCATCGCCGTCGGCGGTGCCCATGGCCTGACGCTCTTTGCCGGCCTCGGCGCTCTGGCTGCGTTCATCCTGGTGATGCTGATCGGTCTGCTGGTCCATCGCCCGCTCGCGACAGTGCCGGAAAACACGCTCAAATTCATCGTCGGGCTGATGCTGACCAGCTTCGGCATTTTCTGGACCGGCGAAGGCATCGGCGCGGATTGGCCAGGCGAAGACCTTGCGCTTATCGCCATCTTCGCAATCGTTGCCCTGGCGTCCTTCGCCATCATCCGCAGCCTGCGCGGCTCTATCGGCAAATCCACAGCAAAGGCAGTCCAATGAACATTATCCGCATCGCCCTATCCGAACTTATCGGCATGTTCATCGACGACGGCAGCCTAGCGGCCTTTTCCCTGATCCTGGTGATCGCGGTCGCTGTCGCGGTCAAGCTTCTCGCATTGCCGCCGCTCATCGGCGGCCTGCTTCTGCTACTGGGCTGCCTCGCCATCCTCCTATACAGCGTTCGCCGCGCCGTGAAACGATGACATGACTATTCCTCTGCGGGCACCGGCATGCTCCCTCGACAGAGGGTCTCGCAGATGCGAAGAATTACGGGAATTTCAGCGCGATCGAGAGGCGTTCAGATGAGCAGCGCGTATCCGGAAATCTATCTGGTTCGGCATGGACAGACGGAATGGAGCCTGTCCGGCCGGCACACTGGGCGAGCCGATATCCCCCTTACCCCCGCCGGTGAAGAAGCCGCCCGCAAGGTGGCTGGCCGCCTGCCCGCCATCGATTTCGCTACTGTTTGGTCGAGCCCGTCTGAGCGCGCCAAAAGCACCAGCACGCTCGCCGGCTTCGGCGATGCCCGTGCCGTCAAGGACGATCTGGCGGAGTGGAATTATGGCGCCTATGAGGGCATCACCACCAAGGAAATCCTTGCTCAGCGCCCCGGCTGGCAACTCTTTCGCGACGGATGCCCTGATGGCGAAACCGCAGCCGATGTCGGCGCAAGAGCCGACAGGATTATCAGCGAGCTACGGCAGGTGAACGGCAACGTCCTGATCTTCTCCAGCGCGCATTTCCTGAGGGTCTTCGCCGCCCGCTGGCTCGGCCTTCAGCCGCAAGGCGGCGCACATTTCGTGCTCGACACCACCAGCATCAGCATTCTCGGCTATGAACACGATCTGAGCGAACCGGTCATCCGCCGCTGGAACCAGGTTTAACGGGACGTCGATCGATAGACATCGAGCGGCAATAGGGCCGCTCGATCAAAGCTCCGCGACCACCTTTACCAGGCAGTCAGCCCCAGCAGTTTTTCGCCCAGCGGTGTCAACACCGCCGTCTCGGCATTGTGTTTTTCCCACTTCCGGGGATCACCGGGAAACGCGTCACGCATCGGATGATCGCGCTCGCGCCACAAGCGGATGCGTTCTTCACGCTCGGCAACATTGCCGAACTCGGCCGGATGCATCGAAATATACTGCGCCATGCGGACGCGGTTTTCCGCGTGGTTTGGGCGGACTCCGTGAGCAAGCAATGAATTGAAGATCATCAGATCGCCCGGCTCCATGTCGATGTTGACGACCGAGAGGCCGGCCATGTCGGGGTGCATGGGGTCCCGATCCGCGGGCTGGGTTTTTTCCCATTCCTCAAAGTGCTCGAACAGCTCCGGCACGCACTGAAAACCCCCGACATCCCCGTCCTGCTTCTTCAGGCTCAAGACGCCCTGCACGCCTATCGGCAGGGGGCGAAGGGACGTGTCGACGTCCCAGTGAATGAAGCCGTTCGGATTGCCCTTGATCTTCTTCGGGGGATTGAGATTGGCGCGATCGATCGTCACCCACAGGTCTTCGCGGTCCCAAATATCAACGAAGGCGCCATAGATGCGCGGCTCCATGCGATTGTCCCAAAGGTACTGGTGATTGTAGATCTCCAGCATGCCGGTGTTGTTGAGCTCCTTCATCTTGTGCTCGCGGCGCTGTGGCGCATACCAAGTCGATGGATCATTCGGGTCCTTCTCGTCGAAGGTCCAAAGCACCTCTGCAAGCCGCTCGACATTTGCCGGGGGGACAGCCTGCCGCACGATCACATAACCCTTGGTGATCCAATGCTGCCAGTCTTGTTGCGAGAGAACCCGCAGCGGCAATGTCTTCCTTATGTCCTTCAACTGCGTCACGGCCGAAGAAGCGGTTGGATGCGCGTCCCGTTTCAAACTTTGCTGCATATGAGTCTCCCATCTGGTTATCCCTGTCACGTCAGGCGATGCTCGAGCAATAATGGGATGTCGGCAGTCCGTGTTGCTTGGTCCTGGCTTTTTCTGATACTATTCTGGCTTCTGTACTCTAGTTGACGCCCGATGAGACCCTATCTTGAGATATTGCCGCAGTCGCCGGAAACGTCGTGGAGCATGCTCAACCGGCGGCTCGACGATGTCATCCCCTTTCAATGGCATCATCATCCCGAATTCGAACTCACGCTCACGCTGAACTCGATCGGTCAGCGTTTCATCGGTGACCATAGCGGCGATTACGGCGACGGCGATCTCGTGCTCGTCGGACCCAACCTGCCGCATACATGGGCCTCACGCGCAAAGATCGATGAGCATAAGCCGCATGTCGCCCTTGTCTTTTGGTTCCATCGCGAATGGCTGTTGCAGATATCAGGCGGTGCTGTCGAATTTCGGCCGATCGAGGCGATGGTGATGCGAGCCGATAACGGCTTGCAATTTTCGAAAGAGATCGCCGCGGCGGTACGGCTGGAATTCGAAGCAGTCTTTGAAAAACCGCCCGTCGAACGGCTGCTGTCGCTGTTGAGCATCCTTGTCACCATTGCCGGCGACAGGCAGGCGATGCCGCTTGCGAGCGCACCAGGCCAATCGCAGGAACTGAGGGAGAGCCGGGAACGCATCGACCGTGTTCTGACACACATGCATCTCAACTATGCGCGCGCCGTCAGCCTGGACGAATTGGCCGATATCGCCGCGCTCAGCGTTTCCGGTCTGCATCGGATGTTTCGCCGCCACACCGGCACCGCCATTTCCGACTACCTCATGCGTATGCGCATTGGCGACGCCTGTGCTCGCCTCTCCTCCACCAATCAAGCGGTCCATCATATCAGCGATGCCGTCGGCTATAATTCAATCGCCAATTTCAACAGGCAGTTCAAAACCCTGAAAGGCATGACGCCACGGGAGTACAGAAGATTGTTCGTCAGACGGTGACTCAGGGAACTCGAAGCAGCGCGGCAATCCTTGCCGCCGCGGCGTCCGCAGCCTCGGGCGCCATGCGTGCTATGCCGAACAGCAGTCCCGACCGCGGAGGGCCAAGATGCAGCGCGGACATGGAGCGAAGCGCAAAGCCCTGAGCGTTGATCCTTTGTAAGGCCGCCCGGTCATCCGTGCTGGCGTTGCGGAACCATGTCGCCAGTTGCAGCCCGCCGGTGCCCTCGCCGATATCGAGCCAATCTCCGCAATGACGGCGCAACGCGGAAACAGCCGCTGCCATACGCGCGGCATAGATCGCGTTCATGTGCCTCAGATGCGCGCGAAAACGGCCTTCGCGGATAAAATCGGCAAGCGCCGCCTGGATGTGGATCGGCACGACAGCCCCTCTCAGCCGCTGCGCGGCCGCGGCCTCGGACACGAGCCAGGACGGCACGACTGCGTAGGCGACGCGCAGGCCGGGGGCGAGCGTCTTCGAGAAAGTTCCGAGATAGGCAACCACTTCGCCGCGATCGATGCCCTGCAGCGCGGCGATCGGGCGGGAGGCATACTGGAATTCGCTGTCATAATCGTCTTCCAACACCACCGAGCCGTTGGCGCGGGCAAATTCCAGCAGTGCCAGACGGCGCGGCAGGCTCATCGTCACGCCGGTCGGATATTGATGCGAGGGCGTGACATAGATCAGCCGTGGCGGCGGACCGGCGGCTCTTGCGACATCGATGCCCGCCTGGTCGCATGGCACCGGCGCGAGGTCCGCGCCTGCCATCCGCAGCAACGCCTGCGCCGTGGCATAACCCGGTTCCTCCATCCAGGCGATCCTCCCATCTGGGCGATCAGGCTGCAACAGGACGCGCGCCAGCAGATCGATGGCGGCTCCGGTGGAGGGAACGATGAGGAGTTGTTCGGGGCGGGCAGTCACGCCGCGCGTGGCGGAGATATGATCGAGGATAGCCTCGCGCAACTCGCGAATGCCGCTATGCGCGCCGTAGCCGAGATCATGCACCCGCAGCGAACGGCCGCGAGCGCCGAGGCATCGCGCCCAGGCGGCGTGCGGAAAAGCTGAAACATCCGGCACGCCCGGCTCGAACAGGCCGCCTGCGGCACTCTCGGTCATCGGCATCGGACTGAGCGGCGTCGACGCAGCTTGCCCTTGCAGAGGCGGTGTCGTGAATGCGGCGACGCGGGTCGCGGCACCCGTCGCCGATTGCAGATAGCCCTCCGCTTTCAGCCGCTCATAGGCGTTGACCACGGTGGAGCGCGCAACACCAAGCGAAATCGCGAGCATTCGTGTCGACGGCAGCCGCTGTCCCGGCGGCATCTGCCCCTGGAGTATGCGATCGCGCATCACGCGATACACTTGGCCTTCTAGGTCGCCCGCCACGCGATCGAGCGCCGGCCATTGTGCAATCGCTGCCATGACATCTCCAACTGGTCTGCTAGAAATACAAAAACTGGCTATTTATAACCTACCTCTTTGGCGGCATAGATCAAAATGATACCAGTGAGGAAACGATGGCTGACCTTTACCCGCCCCAAGCTGACGACTATCCGACCACCGAACGCTCGCGCGTGCGGCGCGAACATCATCGCGGCAGCCATGCTCGCACGAATGTCCATGCCATTCTGGATGCATCACCCCTCTGTCACGTCGGCTATGTCATCAATGGTGCGCCCTATGTGACGCCGACGCTGCATTGGCGCGAGGGCGACCATGTCTATTGGCACGGTTCGGCGGCAAGCCGCTTTCTGCGCGCGGCTGAGGATATGCCTGTCTGCCTCACCTGCAGCCTCATGGATGGTTATGTGCTTGCCCGTTCCGCCTTCAACCACTCGGTCAACTACCGTTCCGCCATGGTTTTCGGCACGGCCCGCCTTCTCGAGGATGTCGAGGAGAAGGCCGATGCGCTCCGCCGCTTCATCGAAAATCTGTTCCCCGGCCGCTGGGACGGCCTGCGACCGATGACCCGCCAGGAGGTGAAAGCGACATCGGTCCTGAGGATGGAAATAGACGAGGCGACGGCCAAGGTCCGTAACGGCCCGCCAGGCGATATTGACGAGGCGGATTTCCCCGTCTGGGCGGGCGTCCTGCCGGTGCGAAGCCATCTGGCTCCGGCGGAAGCGGCACCGGGATTGCCGCATGGGATAGAGCTACCCGAACCGCTGGCGGCACTGATACAATCGGGCCGGATTAGATAGATTATTTTTTGATTTGATACCAAAGGACTTCGATATGGACCTTGCGAATTGGAATGGCGTGCCGCGCCCGGAACGGATCACTTTGGAAGGCCGCTATGTCCGGCTGGAGCCGCTCGACCCGGCGCGCCATGGCGCTGATCTCTACGCCTCGGCGCAAGCGCCCGGTGCCGAAGATCGCTTCCGCTATCTGTTCGAGAATGCACCGGCCGATCTCGCCGCCTTCACGCCATGGCTCGAAAAGGCCGCTTCCGGCACCGACCCGCTGTTTTTCGCTACGATCGACAAGCGGACCGGCAAGGCCGAAGGCCGCCAGGCGCTGATGCGCATCGATCCCGTGCATGGCGTCATCGAGATTGGCAGCATCCTCTGGGGGCCGGCGATCGCGCGCAGCCGCGTCACCACCGAAACGCTCTATCTCTTCGCTTCCTATGTCTTCGATACGCTCGGCTATCGCCGTTTCGAGTGGAAATGCAACAATCTCAACGAGCCATCGAAGCGCGCTGCGGAGCGTTTCGGCTTCACCTTCGAAGGCATCTTCCGCCAGCACATGGTCGCCAAGGGCAAGAACCGCGACACCGCCTGGTACGCGATGATCGACGCCGATTGGCCGCGCCTGAAGGCCGGTTACGAGAGATGGCTGTCTCCTGAGAATTTCGACGAGGCCGGGCAGCAGAAGATCAGGCTGACGTTCGACCGCTGATCGCGCACCCGGCGGTCGCTCCGATTCGAGAGATGACCGCCGGCCACATCGGCCTTGTCAGACCGCCCGGAACGCGTTCTGCAACATGAGAGAAACGCAAACGCTTCCGACGAACTCAAGATTTCGCTTCCTCGCCCACAATCATCGCGGTACATATCGCGCATATTTTAAGCGCCACCCCACCCCGATCGATTAGAATCCGAGGATAATGGCATGACATTTCAAAACAGTTCGCGTCTCTACGCTGCTGTTTCATCCTTGTTGTGGCCGGTGATCTTTTGCGCCGGACTGACAGGCTCCTATTTCGCGTTTCAGTCGCCGATGCGGCTCCTTTGGTTCAATGTCGTCTACCTCTCCATCGTCGCGACGATTGCGCTTTTCGAGCGGCTTATGCCCTATGAGGAGACCTGGCTGGAACGCGACGGCGAGACGATCAGCAATATCGCGCACACGCTTTTGAGCAAAGGCAGCGTGCAGATCGCAGCAGCCATTGGCACGTCATTTCCGATGGCGGTGGCGACCGTGGCGCAGCCTCTCCTGAGCCACCAGGCCCATATATGGCCGGAGCAATGGCCGCTGGCCTTGCAGGTCGTGCTGGGGTTGATCATCGCCGAATTCGGCCTCTATGCCGCCCATCGCCTTGCGCATGAGTACCTGACGCTTTGGCGTTTCCATGCCCTGCATCACAGCGTCGAGCGCTTGTGGGTCATCAATACCGGGCGTTTCCACATCATTGATTCGCTGTTCAAGATCGCGCTTGGCCAGATCCCGCTCTATCTCCTTGGTGCGCCGCTGCCGGTTTTCCTGTGGATTGGCGCGGTGACGGCGTTTATCGGCCTCCTCACCCATTGCAACATCGACGTGCGCACCGGCCCGCTCGACTGGTTCCTCTCGACGCCGCGCCTGCACCGCTGGCATCACTCGAAACTGCTTTCCGAGGGCAACACCAATTACGGCGAAAACCTCGTGATCTGGGACCAGATTCTCGGAACCTACTACAATCCGCCGCGCCCCTCCTCCACCGACATCGGCATCAGCGGCAAGGTTGCCAAGGGCTTCCTTGCCCAGCTCGTGCAGCCCTTCTCCACCAAGGGACGCAGGCAGATCATCGGGAAAAAGCCGAAGGAGCTGGTGGCCAAGGAAAAGCTGGCAGCAAGGAAGGCCTCCGTTCGTAAGCAAGCCGACGAGCCGATCCGAAAACGGGCTGAAGGAAGATGATGAACGGCATCCATCGGTTGGTGTCGAAGCGCGCTGGCAATGGCCGGAAGGCATAGACTTTTTTCATCGAAACCGGCGCCGCCAAATGCGAGGATGCAACCAGTGCTCGGAAACCTATTTCAAACCGAGAAGATATTGTCATCTAACGTGTATTGAAAAAGATACCCCACGGCGTTACCTATCCGACGCAAATTGATGGTCATGACAGATTAGGAAAATCATTGAAATGGAAGGGAGATTTACCCCAGATCATCTCAAGCAACTTCATAGAATATTTTTCACATCGCGTGAAATAGACCGGCTTGAACGAGAATTCATCAAGCAAGGCATAGCACATTTTCACGTTTCCGGTGCCGGACATGAGTCGACGGCGCTGCTCAACGAATTCCTCCATGATGACGATTGGTTGCATCTGCATTATCGCGACAAAGCCTTGATGCTGGCGCGCGGCATGCCCATTCGTGAGTTTTTCTCCAGCCTTCTCGCCACGGCCAATTCCCATTCCGCCGGCCGGCAGATGAGCGCGCATCTTTCCTCCCGCGCTCTCAACATCACCTCCATCGTCGGCCCCGTTGGCAATAATGCACTGCATGCCGTCGGCGTTGGCGCCGCGCTGAAGCACAAGTCCGGCATGCCGATTGCCGTTTGCTGCGTCGGTGACGGCACCACGCAGCAGGGCGAATTCGTCGAAGCCGTGGCCGAAGCCGTACGCAGCCAATATCCCGTCGTCTTCATCATCGAAGACAATAGTTTCTCCATCTCGACGCGCACCACCAAGCAGACCTTCTTCGACCTACCGACCGGGCCCGCCTCTTCTTTCTACGGCCTCGATATCATCCGTGCCGATGGCGACGATCTGCAGGCATCGCGCGAAGCTTTCCGCAAAGCCGTCCGCCACAGCCGCAACAACCGCACGCCGAGCCTGGTGATCCTCAACGTCGAGCGCCTATCCGACCATACCAACGCCGACGACCAGAAAACCTATCGCACCCAGGATGAGATCGAGACCGGCTCCGTCCGCGATCCGCTGGTCAATCTGCGTGCCGCCCTGCTGAAGGCAGGTGTCGATGCCGATGCGCTGGAAAAGATCGAGAGGGACCTGACTGCCGAGGTGCAGGCCGAAGCAGCCCTTGCCCGCAAGGAAGATGCGCCGCATGTCGAGCCGGAGGCGAAAGCGCCGTACCCGGCTTCGTTCGACAAAACCCCCGAATACCGCGGCGGCAAGAGCGCGGTCACCCTGACCATGCGCGAAGCGCTGAACGGCGTGCTCGACAAGCAGCTTGCCGACAATCCCGATGTCGTCCTCTTCGGCCAGGATATCGAAGATCCCAAGGGCGACGTCTTCGGCGTCACCCGCGGCCTTAGCACGAAATATCCCGAGCGGGTACGCAACGCCGCGCTCAGCGAATCTACCATTGTCGGCACCGCGGTCGGCCGGGCGCTTGCCGGCCAGCGCCCGGTAGCTTTCCTCCAGTTCGCCGATTTCCTGCCGCTCGCCTATAACCAGATTGTCTCGGAGATGGGCAGCATGTTCTGGCGCACCCAAGGCGCCTGGGAATCGCCCGTCATCCTGATGGTGAGCTGCGGCGGCTATAAGCCGGGCCTCGGACCGTTCCATGCGCAGAGCTTCGAAAGCATGCTGGCGCATACGCCCGGCATCGACGTCGTCATGCCCTCCAGCGCCGGCGATGCCGCTGGCCTGCTCAACGCCGCCTTCGAGTCACGCCGCCCGACCGTCTTCCTTTACCCCAAGGCGGTGCTCAACAACTCCGACGGCCGCACATCCACCGATCTCGACACGCATTTCGTCCGCCCCGGCCTGTCGCGCTATGTCGCCCGCGGCCGCGACCTGACGCTGGTCACCTACGGCAATACGGTTTCGCTCTGTGCCAAGGCGGCGAGCGCCTTCGAAGCCCAGGGTTTTTCGGTGGAAGTCATCGACCTTCGTTCGATCTCGCCCTGGGACGAGAAGGAAGTGCTCGCTAGCGCCAAGCGCACCCGTCGCCTGATCGTGGTGCACGAAGACAATCGCACGGTCGGCATGGGCGCCGAAATCGTCGCGACCGTCACCGAGAAAACCGACGTGCCCGTCATCGTCCGTCGGCTTGCCCGCTCGGATGCGCATGTACCCTTCAATTTCCGCAATCAGTTGGAAACGCTGCCGTCCTACAGCAAGCTGGTCGATCTGATGGCCGAGGTTCTCGAATGCGAGGTCACCTGGCATGAAGAGGACAAG comes from the Rhizobium sp. NXC24 genome and includes:
- a CDS encoding thiamine pyrophosphate-dependent enzyme gives rise to the protein MEGRFTPDHLKQLHRIFFTSREIDRLEREFIKQGIAHFHVSGAGHESTALLNEFLHDDDWLHLHYRDKALMLARGMPIREFFSSLLATANSHSAGRQMSAHLSSRALNITSIVGPVGNNALHAVGVGAALKHKSGMPIAVCCVGDGTTQQGEFVEAVAEAVRSQYPVVFIIEDNSFSISTRTTKQTFFDLPTGPASSFYGLDIIRADGDDLQASREAFRKAVRHSRNNRTPSLVILNVERLSDHTNADDQKTYRTQDEIETGSVRDPLVNLRAALLKAGVDADALEKIERDLTAEVQAEAALARKEDAPHVEPEAKAPYPASFDKTPEYRGGKSAVTLTMREALNGVLDKQLADNPDVVLFGQDIEDPKGDVFGVTRGLSTKYPERVRNAALSESTIVGTAVGRALAGQRPVAFLQFADFLPLAYNQIVSEMGSMFWRTQGAWESPVILMVSCGGYKPGLGPFHAQSFESMLAHTPGIDVVMPSSAGDAAGLLNAAFESRRPTVFLYPKAVLNNSDGRTSTDLDTHFVRPGLSRYVARGRDLTLVTYGNTVSLCAKAASAFEAQGFSVEVIDLRSISPWDEKEVLASAKRTRRLIVVHEDNRTVGMGAEIVATVTEKTDVPVIVRRLARSDAHVPFNFRNQLETLPSYSKLVDLMAEVLECEVTWHEEDKSGPTAAIKAIGSGPADESVLVTDMLVKPGDTIEVGQLVAVVEATKASVEICANIGGVVQEVFAKIGDQIATDSALLTVDANRDLSERNFALASETHNKFVLRRLKSHSIPALRRHSGNFTEIAVSGMGFATGARRVSNEDIIHNWPNRRAEEIFALTGIKSRFWVGPDEGTLSLATKAVRDLLRQTNMTIHDMDLVIAATGTPDIATPSLASRVAVAVAEDGVRPSLAAYDMGAACSGYLYALQQAYDFIAQQNDAKVLIVTSEVLSPLLDMNDFSTAILFGDAATACLVTSRDMARNPLFAASRPVISGRPEPGDLLYVPLPDEGVISMNGRSVFTEAVHSMSRSIEDACVDAGLELANLDLLVPHQANQRIIDTIAKRSGRPALSVIETYGNTSSSSIPLAMMHVANERSEPLNLGLVAFGGGMTSGAAIVRTIK